One genomic window of Sphingobacterium oryzagri includes the following:
- a CDS encoding VOC family protein has product MIKGIYETHIQVSNLEDAIQFYTQVLGLTIGQLDEARRIAFLYMPGGNKTSMLGLWEQTHDLQTRHFAFHCDKDFILHGATEFLQQNNRHPYNFLNDRSSQPMVFCWMPALAIYFDDPDGNQLEFLALLGGESRADLGVLSYADWLRHTTTA; this is encoded by the coding sequence ATGATAAAGGGAATCTACGAAACACATATTCAGGTAAGCAACTTAGAAGACGCGATACAATTTTACACGCAGGTTTTAGGACTCACCATAGGCCAACTTGACGAAGCTCGTCGGATTGCATTTCTCTATATGCCTGGAGGCAACAAGACCAGTATGCTCGGCCTTTGGGAACAGACGCACGATTTACAAACGCGTCATTTTGCTTTTCACTGTGATAAAGATTTTATCTTGCATGGCGCTACCGAATTTTTGCAGCAAAACAATCGGCATCCGTACAACTTTTTGAACGATCGTTCTTCGCAGCCCATGGTATTTTGCTGGATGCCTGCGTTAGCTATTTATTTTGACGATCCTGATGGTAATCAATTGGAATTTCTCGCACTGCTGGGTGGCGAAAGTCGGGCAGATCTAGGCGTGCTATCCTACGCAGACTGGCTGCGACACACGACAACAGCCTGA
- a CDS encoding STM3941 family protein — MKTSEFFQKKQRTIKLLIYAAATCLLLLGVVVYSAGLFDNDLKVKPLVVSGALFVIMLALLVNRLIGLNDKSPLIRLTETTFEGRTAPLSKAFGQGEWADVKAIGLAVQGGDELVVVTLANQQKYSERLSKMMRSIAVDKAQNEINVMYSASEIDLSPTELLTIFQSYWQQSR, encoded by the coding sequence ATGAAAACATCTGAATTTTTCCAAAAAAAACAAAGGACCATTAAACTATTAATTTATGCTGCTGCAACGTGTCTGCTGTTGTTAGGCGTTGTGGTCTACAGCGCCGGATTGTTTGACAATGATCTTAAGGTAAAACCTTTAGTGGTTTCGGGAGCACTTTTTGTTATTATGTTGGCACTACTCGTTAATAGATTGATTGGATTGAATGATAAGTCGCCGCTTATCCGGCTGACCGAGACTACATTTGAAGGTCGAACGGCTCCGTTAAGCAAGGCGTTTGGTCAAGGTGAATGGGCAGATGTTAAAGCTATCGGCTTAGCGGTTCAGGGAGGAGACGAACTGGTTGTCGTCACCTTGGCAAACCAACAAAAGTACAGCGAACGCCTTTCTAAAATGATGCGGAGCATCGCTGTTGATAAGGCACAAAATGAAATCAATGTGATGTATTCGGCATCAGAAATCGATCTTTCGCCCACGGAATTATTAACGATCTTTCAATCGTATTGGCAGCAGTCTAGATAG
- a CDS encoding nuclear transport factor 2 family protein: MKKTLTTIAAAIIMISSFSSFAAEKTNPLKNVESAKIINTYLEATTLGSIELNKFLFADDFQYSNSANNDTFNKREYSNFLKAHKGVNFDCKTSYEILDQSGKACMAKATMVFENFTRVDYITLSQDQDGWKVSKVVTTYP; the protein is encoded by the coding sequence ATGAAAAAGACATTAACAACCATCGCAGCAGCCATCATTATGATTAGCTCATTCTCTTCCTTCGCCGCAGAGAAAACTAATCCGTTGAAGAACGTAGAATCTGCAAAGATTATCAATACTTACCTGGAAGCGACTACGCTTGGCAGCATCGAACTCAATAAATTCCTTTTCGCAGATGATTTTCAGTACAGCAATAGCGCAAACAACGACACGTTCAACAAGCGCGAGTACAGCAATTTCTTAAAAGCACACAAAGGCGTAAACTTTGATTGCAAAACAAGCTATGAGATTTTGGATCAAAGTGGAAAGGCTTGTATGGCAAAAGCAACGATGGTTTTCGAGAATTTCACACGTGTAGACTACATCACGCTGAGCCAGGATCAGGACGGATGGAAAGTGAGCAAGGTGGTGACTACTTACCCGTAA
- a CDS encoding DUF3253 domain-containing protein: MQEDRIVASVLAMAEERGTEKTFCPSEIARELFPDDWRTHMNDVVAVAISLQKQGKVLITQKGEPVDIDHIKGPIRIKGI; the protein is encoded by the coding sequence ATGCAAGAGGATCGTATTGTAGCGAGCGTATTAGCCATGGCCGAGGAGCGCGGTACAGAAAAAACGTTCTGTCCCTCCGAGATCGCCCGGGAACTTTTTCCCGACGATTGGCGTACACATATGAACGACGTCGTCGCGGTAGCCATCAGCTTGCAAAAGCAGGGAAAAGTCTTGATTACGCAAAAGGGGGAACCTGTCGACATCGATCATATCAAAGGACCGATTCGTATTAAAGGAATCTAA
- a CDS encoding 2'-5' RNA ligase family protein, translating into MQKKEDSITYILTLRLDSESQDFFNALREKHFPVERNYLKAHLTLFHKLPDTAHTFAVLREITQEPFDMRVTGLRHLGAGVAYQFESDKLQRLHQALRAAFANELIAQDQQRFMPHVTVQNKVTPAASKELLQALREGFKPFTVRATGMDLWIYQGGPWAYKAGFPFVNQD; encoded by the coding sequence ATGCAGAAAAAAGAAGACAGCATAACATATATATTGACCCTTCGGCTGGATAGCGAAAGTCAGGACTTTTTTAATGCGCTTCGTGAAAAACACTTTCCGGTAGAGCGGAATTATTTAAAAGCTCATTTGACACTGTTTCATAAGTTGCCAGACACGGCACATACCTTCGCTGTATTGCGTGAAATAACGCAAGAACCTTTCGATATGCGGGTTACCGGCCTTCGGCATCTTGGCGCCGGAGTAGCTTACCAGTTCGAAAGCGATAAGTTACAGCGACTTCACCAGGCGTTACGCGCTGCTTTTGCAAATGAGCTGATTGCGCAGGATCAGCAGCGTTTTATGCCACATGTTACGGTGCAGAATAAAGTGACACCCGCTGCTTCAAAGGAATTATTGCAGGCATTACGTGAAGGTTTCAAGCCTTTCACGGTTCGCGCAACCGGTATGGATCTTTGGATTTATCAAGGCGGTCCTTGGGCGTATAAAGCGGGATTTCCGTTTGTAAATCAGGATTAA
- a CDS encoding DUF2256 domain-containing protein: MKGVKKQDLPQKICVTCGRPFAWRKKWEKNWDEVKYCSERCRKKKTA; the protein is encoded by the coding sequence ATGAAAGGGGTTAAAAAGCAAGATCTACCGCAGAAGATCTGCGTGACCTGTGGAAGGCCATTTGCCTGGCGTAAAAAGTGGGAGAAAAACTGGGATGAGGTTAAATATTGTTCAGAAAGATGCAGAAAAAAGAAGACAGCATAA
- a CDS encoding DUF4385 domain-containing protein yields MKSQQPSYLNFDKQQYAWKPDIDYRAHPLAYRVGKGEQGVLICEPYKSEIGRYWRFKTEAIAEESSDQILAMFEDYLKADDFVGADMARKYLQMGYTRARRYANYKGGKKYDKERDYALLERGTGDMEKAAAADVFYKRWKQAEANTHYAAMKKQWKDERG; encoded by the coding sequence ATGAAAAGTCAACAACCCAGCTATTTGAACTTCGATAAGCAGCAATACGCCTGGAAACCCGATATCGACTATCGTGCGCATCCTTTGGCATATCGTGTGGGAAAAGGCGAGCAGGGCGTATTGATCTGCGAGCCCTACAAATCAGAAATTGGGCGGTATTGGCGCTTTAAAACCGAAGCTATAGCCGAGGAAAGTAGTGATCAGATTTTGGCTATGTTTGAAGATTATCTAAAAGCAGATGATTTTGTAGGAGCAGACATGGCGCGGAAGTATCTGCAAATGGGCTACACGCGCGCACGTCGCTATGCGAACTACAAAGGTGGGAAGAAATATGATAAAGAGCGCGATTACGCGCTATTGGAACGTGGTACCGGCGATATGGAGAAAGCCGCTGCTGCCGATGTCTTTTATAAACGATGGAAGCAGGCCGAGGCCAATACGCACTATGCGGCGATGAAGAAACAATGGAAAGATGAAAGGGGTTAA
- a CDS encoding S41 family peptidase produces the protein MMSIKLFALAVMVVFGNNLYSQVTNTLSLDEKIYGLSKFWSDVNYNFVYMYKIDPSVWNGAYQEAITNVQHVQSDYAYFRELQKLCAVLKDGHTQVYFPESIQQEIMTTNFGEYRIFLGSAEGKVYVVNVNKSKEKEIPIGSEVIKVDGLATGIYQEQFVKPYIATSTQTDLNNKAAYHLLSGLIGQEYTIDFKTPKGEIKQVRLTHAKAADEALAAETVAVPAIFEMKWLENDIAYVAIRTFADAEVVRSFESKLPELQKARSIIIDIRNNSGGSGKNALDIAKYFVQQDTLYGAKNFSRKIIPTDRAIGSFLTPQDTIHGKTEWGISKVDATSYYKAYSGTTFHAFDYNPIVARTVIKLEVPTVLLSNSYTASAAEDFLIYLYNQNHIKRVGEHTNGSTGQPLQIDLPGHTTAWICTKKVTLPNDEEFVGIGIKPDLLVEQQLDDVLYPAKNDSQLDRAIQYLQDANQ, from the coding sequence ATGATGAGCATTAAACTTTTTGCATTAGCAGTAATGGTCGTGTTTGGAAACAACCTTTATTCCCAGGTTACCAACACATTGTCTCTTGACGAGAAGATTTATGGATTGTCCAAATTTTGGAGTGATGTTAATTATAATTTTGTTTACATGTACAAAATAGATCCTTCTGTATGGAATGGTGCATACCAAGAAGCGATTACGAATGTACAGCATGTACAAAGCGATTATGCATATTTCCGGGAGCTTCAAAAACTATGTGCGGTTTTAAAAGATGGCCATACGCAAGTGTACTTTCCCGAGTCTATACAGCAGGAGATCATGACGACAAATTTTGGTGAGTACCGTATCTTTCTGGGTAGTGCAGAAGGCAAAGTGTATGTCGTCAATGTCAATAAAAGCAAAGAAAAAGAAATTCCCATCGGCAGTGAGGTTATAAAAGTAGATGGCTTAGCAACAGGTATTTATCAAGAACAGTTTGTCAAACCTTATATTGCCACGTCGACACAAACGGATTTGAATAACAAAGCGGCATATCATCTGCTATCAGGATTAATTGGTCAGGAATACACGATTGATTTCAAGACGCCGAAAGGAGAAATTAAACAAGTTAGATTAACGCACGCTAAAGCAGCCGATGAGGCGTTGGCTGCTGAAACCGTAGCCGTACCTGCTATATTTGAGATGAAGTGGCTGGAAAATGACATCGCGTATGTCGCCATTCGGACGTTTGCGGATGCGGAAGTTGTCCGAAGCTTTGAATCGAAACTACCCGAGTTGCAAAAAGCGCGTAGTATCATTATTGATATTCGGAACAATAGTGGTGGAAGTGGAAAAAATGCGCTGGACATTGCGAAATATTTTGTTCAACAGGATACGTTGTATGGTGCTAAAAATTTCAGCAGAAAAATTATCCCGACCGATCGCGCCATTGGTTCATTTTTAACGCCACAAGACACAATCCATGGTAAGACCGAATGGGGAATTTCCAAAGTCGACGCCACAAGCTACTATAAAGCCTACAGTGGCACAACATTCCATGCGTTTGACTATAATCCTATTGTTGCTCGTACAGTTATCAAATTGGAGGTTCCTACGGTATTGCTATCGAACAGTTATACAGCTTCCGCCGCAGAAGATTTTTTGATCTATCTGTACAATCAGAATCATATTAAACGCGTAGGTGAGCATACCAATGGTAGCACCGGTCAACCGCTGCAAATTGATTTACCGGGGCATACGACCGCTTGGATCTGCACGAAAAAAGTGACGCTACCAAATGATGAGGAGTTTGTTGGTATTGGCATAAAGCCAGACTTGCTCGTTGAACAGCAGCTGGATGACGTTCTCTATCCTGCAAAAAACGATTCGCAGTTGGATCGTGCTATTCAGTATTTGCAGGATGCTAACCAATAA